A window of the Desulfobacula toluolica Tol2 genome harbors these coding sequences:
- a CDS encoding TRAP transporter large permease, giving the protein MQISDLIILCILLGCMTTYVPVFLCLFFTATIGFVVFLDMPLALLAQTLFRSLDNFSLVVVLFFILCGNIMSKGKTVEKLINLANALVSWLPGGLGMAGVIGCGLFGAISGSTVATVVALGGFMIPALIRNGYDEDYTLGLMTTSPNLGVIIPPSISMIFYSMISNVSLEGLFITGFVPGVLIIGCVCLYTWLKYRNRTDINRLPAPDFMQLFSIFKEGFWAFMLIVIIFGGIFSGMFTANEAAVVASVYAFFVELFIYKSIDFKDVKEITVSSAVTSATLLLIVASATCFGRYLTFENIPNRVAEVVVASIQSPFVFLMAMNILLLVIGMFMDIISATLILGPVFLPLLGPFNVDPMHFGLIMTVNLAIGYCTPPMGVSLFITGSLAKRDIIYVSRAVMPFLAIQIGVLFFLTYFPEVVLFLPRFFGYL; this is encoded by the coding sequence ATGCAGATCAGTGATTTGATTATTTTATGTATTCTTCTAGGTTGTATGACAACCTATGTACCGGTTTTTTTATGCCTGTTTTTTACGGCAACCATAGGTTTTGTTGTTTTTCTGGATATGCCCCTGGCTCTTTTAGCACAAACGCTTTTCAGAAGTCTTGATAATTTCTCATTGGTGGTTGTGCTGTTTTTTATTCTTTGCGGTAACATCATGAGTAAGGGAAAGACCGTTGAAAAATTGATCAATCTGGCCAATGCACTGGTCAGCTGGTTGCCGGGAGGACTGGGAATGGCGGGTGTTATTGGCTGTGGTCTGTTTGGTGCCATTTCGGGCTCTACAGTTGCCACGGTGGTGGCACTGGGTGGGTTCATGATTCCGGCCCTTATCAGAAACGGCTATGATGAGGATTATACACTGGGGCTTATGACTACCTCACCGAATTTAGGGGTTATTATTCCTCCGAGTATCAGTATGATCTTTTATTCAATGATCAGTAACGTATCCTTAGAGGGACTCTTTATTACAGGATTTGTTCCCGGTGTTCTCATCATTGGCTGTGTATGTCTTTATACCTGGCTAAAGTATAGAAATAGAACAGATATCAACAGATTGCCCGCTCCGGATTTTATGCAGCTTTTTTCTATTTTTAAGGAAGGCTTCTGGGCATTCATGCTGATTGTCATTATTTTCGGCGGCATTTTTTCCGGTATGTTCACTGCCAATGAAGCTGCTGTCGTTGCCAGTGTATATGCATTTTTTGTTGAACTGTTTATTTACAAGTCTATAGATTTTAAAGATGTAAAAGAGATAACAGTCAGCTCTGCTGTAACAAGTGCAACTTTGTTGTTGATTGTTGCATCTGCAACCTGTTTTGGAAGATATCTGACGTTTGAGAATATTCCCAACAGGGTTGCGGAAGTTGTGGTGGCAAGCATTCAGTCGCCATTTGTCTTTTTGATGGCCATGAACATCTTGTTGCTTGTGATCGGCATGTTTATGGATATTATTTCCGCCACGTTGATCTTGGGTCCGGTCTTTCTTCCCCTGCTTGGGCCGTTTAATGTGGATCCCATGCATTTCGGGCTTATTATGACCGTAAACCTTGCCATTGGATACTGTACGCCGCCTATGGGGGTGAGTTTGTTTATTACGGGTTCGCTGGCGAAAAGGGATATTATTTATGTTTCAAGGGCGGTAATGCCTTTTCTGGCTATCCAGATTGGGGTTCTTTTCTTTCTAACGTATTTTCCTGAAGTTGTTCTTTTTCTGCCCAGGTTCTTTGGATATTTATAA
- a CDS encoding response regulator, translating into MTQTGSFLKDKHILAVDDEWDVIETIQEILDEAKVDIAQDYETASEKIHQTQYDLAILDIMGVNGIKLLEECVKRDIPAVMLTANSLNPESLMQSIKKGAISYLSKEHLSELDSLLNELLGEKNQGKPVWKLLFEKLGNHFNQRFGKGWKDDNKDFWNDFEKNWEVSRGIQERLLHDKNIIDKGI; encoded by the coding sequence ATGACACAAACCGGTTCTTTTCTCAAAGACAAACATATATTGGCTGTTGACGATGAATGGGATGTAATTGAAACCATACAGGAAATTCTGGATGAAGCAAAAGTGGACATTGCACAGGACTACGAAACCGCTTCTGAAAAAATTCACCAGACACAATATGATCTTGCCATTCTTGACATTATGGGCGTTAACGGAATCAAACTGTTGGAAGAATGCGTAAAAAGAGATATTCCGGCTGTTATGTTAACGGCCAACTCTCTGAATCCGGAATCCTTGATGCAGTCAATTAAAAAAGGAGCTATTTCCTATCTTTCAAAAGAACATTTAAGCGAGCTTGATTCATTGCTCAATGAACTTTTGGGAGAAAAAAACCAGGGCAAACCAGTGTGGAAACTTTTGTTTGAAAAGCTTGGGAATCATTTTAACCAGCGTTTTGGGAAAGGCTGGAAAGATGATAACAAAGATTTCTGGAATGATTTTGAAAAAAACTGGGAAGTCTCAAGGGGCATTCAGGAAAGACTCTTACACGACAAAAACATCATCGATAAAGGGATATAA
- a CDS encoding DNA-methyltransferase yields MKTTHTIFFQDSSNLDLIPSKTIDLIVTSPPYPMIEMWDDIFSSQNNAIAKALNKKDGHKAFELMHKILDSVWDEIFRVLKTGGFACINIADATRTINSNFAVYSNHSRILQYLVKLGFSILPEIIWRKQTNAPNKFMGSGMLPAGAYVTLEHEYILIVRKGGKREFKSNPEKLNRRQSAIFWEERNTFFSDIWFDIKGTRQGLIDKASRDKSAAFPFELAYRLINMYSVKGDNVLDPFVGTGTTMAASMASARNTIGFEIDNDFNESIPRIKENIIDLSNQHMENRLKKHLVFVDERIASDKLLKHKNIPYGFPVTTNQEKELILNELLTVEMMQDHSMEVTYSDHPQTAFCRKDFLS; encoded by the coding sequence ATGAAAACAACCCATACAATTTTTTTTCAGGATTCAAGCAATCTTGACTTGATACCATCAAAAACTATTGACCTTATTGTTACATCGCCTCCCTATCCCATGATTGAGATGTGGGATGATATCTTTTCTTCTCAGAATAATGCAATTGCAAAAGCCCTTAATAAAAAAGACGGCCACAAAGCATTTGAACTTATGCACAAAATACTTGATTCGGTATGGGATGAAATTTTCAGGGTCTTAAAAACCGGCGGATTTGCCTGTATCAATATCGCAGATGCCACACGAACAATCAACTCAAATTTTGCAGTTTACTCAAACCATTCAAGGATTCTTCAATATCTTGTCAAGCTTGGGTTCTCAATTCTGCCTGAAATAATATGGAGAAAACAGACCAACGCGCCCAATAAATTCATGGGATCAGGTATGTTGCCGGCAGGCGCTTATGTCACCTTGGAACACGAATATATCCTGATTGTCAGAAAAGGCGGAAAACGCGAATTTAAGAGCAATCCTGAAAAACTCAACAGAAGACAAAGCGCAATATTCTGGGAAGAAAGAAATACTTTTTTCTCAGACATCTGGTTTGATATCAAAGGAACTCGTCAAGGACTTATTGACAAAGCTTCCAGAGACAAAAGTGCTGCCTTTCCATTTGAACTGGCCTACCGGCTGATCAATATGTATTCTGTTAAAGGGGATAATGTACTTGATCCTTTTGTCGGCACAGGAACCACCATGGCCGCATCCATGGCTTCAGCCAGAAATACAATCGGATTTGAAATTGATAATGATTTTAACGAATCCATACCCCGGATCAAAGAAAATATTATAGATCTGTCCAACCAACATATGGAAAACAGATTAAAAAAACACCTTGTTTTTGTTGATGAACGGATAGCATCGGACAAACTCTTGAAACATAAAAATATACCTTATGGTTTTCCAGTCACAACCAATCAGGAAAAGGAACTGATCTTGAATGAATTACTCACTGTAGAAATGATGCAGGATCACTCAATGGAGGTAACCTATTCAGATCATCCCCAAACCGCATTCTGCCGAAAGGATTTTTTATCTTAG
- a CDS encoding carbon-nitrogen family hydrolase: MKKKIKAGVVQFDIKNGQIETNLNKAFEYLEKLVSQGVSLAVLPEMFPCSFDNENLSLHSEKTDKVVEKLSFFAGENKIAIVGTLPEKKANKIYNTMVFIDVDGKVNGVYRKLHLFRLTGEHLYYTAGDKIVTIDSSFGKIGLMTCYDLRFPELARSLFLQGAQMIVVSAQWPESRKCHWKTLVTARSVENQLFMVCSNRTGSDDLLHFPGMSMIVDPMGNVIADAGCDETSVFAKIDYGLVKTARALIPCMTDRRPDVYG; the protein is encoded by the coding sequence TTGAAAAAAAAGATTAAAGCTGGTGTTGTACAGTTTGATATAAAAAACGGGCAAATTGAAACCAATTTGAATAAAGCTTTTGAATATTTGGAGAAGCTGGTATCTCAAGGTGTCTCTCTTGCAGTCCTGCCGGAAATGTTTCCCTGTTCTTTTGACAATGAAAATTTAAGTCTGCATTCAGAAAAAACAGATAAGGTAGTTGAAAAACTTTCTTTTTTTGCCGGAGAAAATAAGATCGCCATAGTAGGAACGCTTCCTGAAAAGAAAGCAAATAAAATTTACAATACCATGGTGTTCATTGATGTGGATGGAAAAGTAAACGGGGTATATAGAAAACTGCACCTTTTTCGGTTGACCGGTGAACATCTGTATTATACTGCCGGAGATAAAATTGTTACAATCGATTCAAGTTTTGGAAAAATAGGACTGATGACTTGTTATGATTTGAGGTTTCCGGAGCTTGCCAGATCACTGTTTTTGCAGGGCGCTCAAATGATTGTTGTTTCGGCGCAGTGGCCGGAATCCAGAAAATGTCATTGGAAAACCCTGGTCACGGCAAGGTCGGTTGAAAATCAATTGTTCATGGTCTGTTCAAACCGGACAGGCAGTGATGATTTATTGCATTTTCCAGGGATGTCCATGATTGTGGATCCCATGGGTAATGTCATTGCAGATGCCGGATGTGATGAAACAAGTGTTTTTGCGAAGATTGATTATGGCCTTGTGAAAACGGCCAGAGCGTTAATTCCCTGCATGACGGACAGGAGACCTGATGTCTATGGATAA
- the rfaE2 gene encoding D-glycero-beta-D-manno-heptose 1-phosphate adenylyltransferase has translation MSMDKISTFSEIKILSRQYKNAYKTIVFTNGCFDILHAGHVKYLTHAAEFGDVLILGLNSDNSVKRIKGEKRPVLSQDHRSYVIASLACIDHVVLFDEPDPEKLIEAICPDVLVKGADWSEDQIIGADFVKRNGGRVERVILEPDISTTKIIERIGTLYYGR, from the coding sequence ATGTCTATGGATAAAATTTCCACTTTTTCTGAGATTAAAATATTATCCAGGCAATATAAGAATGCTTACAAGACCATTGTATTTACCAATGGATGTTTCGATATCCTTCATGCCGGCCATGTAAAATACTTAACCCATGCGGCAGAATTTGGAGATGTATTGATTTTAGGGCTCAATTCCGACAATTCTGTGAAACGTATCAAAGGAGAAAAACGTCCTGTTTTGTCTCAGGATCATAGATCTTATGTTATTGCATCCCTTGCTTGCATTGATCATGTAGTATTGTTTGATGAACCTGATCCTGAAAAATTGATTGAAGCCATCTGTCCTGATGTACTTGTTAAAGGGGCGGATTGGTCCGAAGATCAGATCATTGGAGCAGATTTTGTAAAACGCAATGGGGGGCGCGTAGAAAGGGTCATTTTGGAACCTGATATTTCCACAACAAAGATTATAGAACGAATCGGCACTCTTTATTATGGAAGATAA
- the pgeF gene encoding peptidoglycan editing factor PgeF, producing MEDNDINVYEFELFKACPNIVHGIFTRMNKILVAPFDSLKIGIDSKIGRKPLVLLNQVHGDTIKVLKKYDTELTENFDLRKETSTADGVITNIKDVALVIRVADCQSVMMYDPVKKVIANIHSGWRGSVKNIIGNCLDKMILEFGCQPEDIIAGISPSLGPCCSEFINYKDEIPKRLWKYKIEDKNYFNFWEMSSDQLMDKGVKKEHIENMEICTKCHTDLFYSFRGEKTAGRFACVISMC from the coding sequence ATGGAAGATAATGATATCAACGTCTATGAATTTGAGCTTTTTAAAGCCTGTCCTAATATCGTTCACGGCATATTTACCAGGATGAACAAAATTCTTGTAGCTCCCTTTGATTCTTTGAAAATTGGTATTGATTCTAAAATTGGGCGAAAACCCCTTGTTCTTTTAAATCAGGTTCATGGGGATACGATCAAGGTGTTAAAAAAATATGACACTGAATTAACTGAAAATTTTGATTTGAGAAAAGAGACCAGCACAGCTGACGGTGTCATTACCAATATAAAGGACGTGGCGCTTGTGATACGGGTGGCTGATTGTCAGTCGGTCATGATGTATGATCCGGTGAAAAAAGTTATTGCAAACATTCATTCCGGCTGGCGTGGAAGCGTTAAAAATATTATTGGAAATTGCCTGGACAAAATGATTTTAGAGTTTGGCTGTCAGCCTGAAGATATTATTGCAGGTATTTCTCCATCCCTTGGCCCATGTTGTTCTGAATTTATTAATTATAAGGATGAAATCCCAAAAAGATTATGGAAGTATAAAATTGAAGATAAAAATTATTTTAATTTTTGGGAAATGAGTTCGGATCAGCTTATGGATAAAGGGGTTAAAAAAGAACATATTGAAAATATGGAAATTTGTACAAAATGTCATACAGATCTGTTTTATTCTTTTCGGGGTGAAAAGACTGCCGGTAGATTTGCTTGTGTGATATCAATGTGTTGA
- the selD gene encoding selenide, water dikinase SelD, translating into MEKSNTVFLTQKVKASGUAAKLDPGTLDRIVQGLEIKSHPNLIVGLDSPDDAGVYKLDSQTALIQTLDFLTPVTDSPYEFGQIAAANSLSDVYAMGGRPITVMNIVCFPSCDLAEDILAKTLKGGMDKINESGAVLVGGHSVEDDEFKYGLSVTGIVHPDKVLTNAAAATGDAVVLTKPVGTGIMSTAIKAKLATKENINESVSVMSLLNKAAAMVMTQFKVNACTDVTGFGLAGHLLEMAKGSKKEITLHTSKVPFLNSVLDFANMGMVPAGAHKNRKFFEASTHIDPAVDRAVVDLMFDPQTSGGLLISLNKDIAGACVEKMKINGQNAWIVGEITRDSNAGFLRMI; encoded by the coding sequence ATGGAAAAAAGTAATACCGTATTTTTGACACAGAAAGTAAAAGCATCCGGTTGAGCTGCCAAACTTGATCCAGGGACGCTGGATCGAATTGTTCAAGGACTTGAAATAAAATCGCATCCAAACCTGATTGTCGGACTTGATTCGCCGGATGATGCGGGTGTATATAAGCTGGATTCACAGACAGCCCTTATCCAGACTCTTGATTTTTTAACACCGGTTACTGATTCACCTTATGAATTTGGTCAGATTGCTGCTGCTAATTCTTTGAGTGATGTCTATGCCATGGGGGGCAGACCCATAACAGTTATGAATATCGTCTGTTTTCCCAGCTGTGATCTTGCTGAGGATATTCTGGCCAAAACCTTAAAGGGTGGCATGGATAAGATTAATGAGTCTGGTGCCGTTCTTGTCGGCGGTCATTCAGTGGAGGATGATGAGTTTAAGTACGGGCTTTCCGTTACCGGTATTGTTCACCCAGATAAGGTATTGACCAATGCTGCAGCTGCCACAGGGGATGCTGTTGTTTTAACAAAACCTGTGGGAACCGGAATCATGTCAACGGCCATAAAGGCAAAGCTTGCCACAAAAGAGAATATAAATGAATCCGTGTCGGTCATGTCCCTGTTAAACAAAGCTGCAGCCATGGTAATGACACAATTTAAGGTCAATGCCTGTACAGATGTTACAGGATTCGGACTGGCAGGGCATTTGCTGGAAATGGCAAAAGGATCAAAAAAAGAGATTACTCTCCATACCTCAAAGGTGCCTTTTTTAAACAGTGTGCTTGATTTTGCAAATATGGGAATGGTGCCGGCGGGGGCTCATAAAAACCGGAAGTTTTTTGAAGCATCGACTCATATTGATCCGGCTGTTGACAGGGCCGTGGTTGACCTGATGTTTGACCCACAAACATCAGGTGGTCTGTTGATCAGCCTGAACAAAGACATTGCCGGGGCCTGCGTTGAGAAAATGAAAATCAATGGTCAAAACGCCTGGATAGTTGGTGAAATTACCCGTGACAGCAATGCTGGATTTTTGAGAATGATTTAA
- a CDS encoding AtpZ/AtpI family protein: MKKETGKTVRELGYFASLGLSVAISIFIGLFIGIWLDKKFDTDPVLMFIGLAFGIAAGFSNIIRAGKKGRKF, translated from the coding sequence ATGAAAAAGGAAACCGGCAAAACCGTCAGAGAACTTGGATATTTTGCCAGCCTTGGATTGTCCGTGGCAATTTCAATTTTTATCGGTCTTTTCATTGGAATCTGGCTGGATAAGAAATTTGATACAGACCCTGTCCTGATGTTTATCGGGCTTGCATTTGGTATTGCGGCCGGATTCAGCAATATTATCAGAGCAGGTAAAAAGGGAAGAAAGTTTTAA
- a CDS encoding ATP synthase subunit I → MQDLHKIVNFVTTSNWLLLLFGGMIGLMMTPVKFALGIILGGLIVAINFHLLKNTLKNMFHPEVVSEQGRSIVSNVLVKYYIRFAISGTVIFLLISNHIVHPLGLLAGLSVVVASMFMATVLELTRLLFKEAV, encoded by the coding sequence ATGCAGGATCTTCATAAGATAGTTAATTTTGTTACAACTTCCAACTGGCTTTTATTGCTGTTCGGAGGAATGATCGGCCTGATGATGACCCCGGTAAAATTTGCTTTGGGAATCATTCTTGGTGGATTGATTGTGGCAATTAATTTTCATCTTTTGAAAAACACGCTTAAAAACATGTTTCACCCCGAAGTCGTATCAGAGCAAGGACGTTCGATTGTGAGCAATGTCCTGGTAAAATACTATATCCGATTTGCGATAAGCGGGACAGTGATTTTCCTGCTTATATCAAACCATATTGTGCATCCGCTGGGTCTTTTGGCGGGTCTGTCTGTGGTTGTGGCAAGCATGTTTATGGCTACGGTGCTTGAGTTAACAAGATTATTATTCAAGGAGGCGGTATAA
- the atpB gene encoding F0F1 ATP synthase subunit A, with the protein MEHPYLILTSFFGMIGLEEWAAAYPHVTYMWLCMIVLIFFGWLAGKSITMVPKAAQNVFEVLISGLEEFMVTVTGDEGRKSYPLVLTIFLFVLLGNLMGLVPAFFPPTANINTTLGLAIIAVLWSHVIGVQQHGFKYIKHFLGPVPAMIPLFLPIELIGHSARVLSLTFRLFGNMAGHELVVGILLGLGGMFLAPLPVMALGAFVALVQAFVFFLLSTMYIAGAIEEAH; encoded by the coding sequence GTGGAACATCCGTATTTGATTCTTACGTCATTTTTTGGAATGATAGGTTTGGAAGAGTGGGCAGCAGCATATCCACATGTTACATATATGTGGCTGTGTATGATTGTTTTAATATTTTTCGGCTGGCTTGCAGGAAAGAGTATTACAATGGTGCCCAAAGCTGCACAGAATGTATTTGAAGTTCTGATCTCGGGGCTTGAAGAGTTTATGGTTACGGTTACAGGGGATGAGGGAAGAAAATCTTATCCACTTGTATTGACAATATTTTTGTTTGTTCTGCTGGGAAATCTCATGGGATTGGTTCCTGCATTTTTTCCCCCAACGGCAAATATCAATACAACCCTGGGTTTAGCTATTATTGCGGTTTTATGGAGTCATGTAATTGGTGTTCAGCAGCATGGTTTCAAGTATATTAAACATTTTTTAGGGCCTGTTCCTGCAATGATTCCCTTGTTTTTACCCATTGAACTTATAGGTCATTCCGCAAGAGTTCTGTCTCTTACTTTCCGTCTTTTTGGAAACATGGCAGGTCATGAGCTGGTTGTCGGTATTCTTCTGGGACTTGGGGGAATGTTCCTTGCACCTTTGCCGGTCATGGCTTTGGGAGCATTTGTTGCTCTGGTACAGGCGTTTGTATTCTTTTTGTTGTCAACCATGTATATTGCGGGTGCAATAGAAGAAGCACATTAA
- the atpE gene encoding ATP synthase F0 subunit C has product MEFLVGSVWAAGLAIGIAAFGCGIGQGLGLSGAMSGISRNPEAAGKIQVNMLIGLAMIESLCIYALVVALILMYAHPALKGAIAALGGH; this is encoded by the coding sequence ATGGAATTTCTAGTTGGTAGTGTATGGGCAGCAGGTCTTGCAATTGGTATTGCCGCTTTTGGTTGCGGTATTGGTCAGGGCCTGGGTTTGAGTGGTGCTATGAGTGGTATTTCAAGAAATCCTGAAGCAGCCGGTAAAATTCAGGTTAACATGCTGATCGGTCTTGCAATGATTGAATCTCTTTGTATCTATGCACTTGTTGTTGCCTTGATCCTTATGTATGCTCATCCTGCTCTTAAGGGTGCTATTGCTGCTTTGGGCGGACATTAA
- a CDS encoding AAA family ATPase codes for MAIIVCPKCAKKHKVNLDSLKENAPLGKKIAARCKACGHKFPVQLDQIINKEKFQESKTNARKICVTLSKGGVGKTTTSVNLSAGLALAGYKVLLVDTDTQGQSSYILGKKTRAGLTELLTKELAPEECIVRARKNLWLLSGGKSLAGVKRIIDRKSFGAEWTLSEAMKELDQRYDFIIIDTAPGWDQLIVNVLFYATELLVPVALEVMPLQGLSEFMKSLGSIQKYRKEIVLKYIVPTFMDTRIKGPETIYSQLKKLYSEYMCTPIRYCESLSEAPSYGKSIFEFAPGCTASADYKELVRTVTKDESALL; via the coding sequence GTGGCTATTATCGTCTGTCCTAAATGTGCAAAAAAACACAAAGTCAATTTAGATAGTCTTAAAGAAAATGCGCCTTTAGGAAAAAAAATTGCTGCAAGATGTAAAGCCTGCGGTCATAAATTTCCTGTGCAACTTGACCAGATCATTAACAAAGAAAAATTTCAAGAATCAAAAACTAATGCCAGAAAAATTTGTGTTACCTTGAGTAAAGGAGGTGTCGGTAAAACCACGACTTCAGTCAACTTGAGTGCAGGATTGGCCCTTGCCGGATATAAAGTCCTGCTTGTTGATACAGATACTCAGGGTCAGTCCTCCTATATCCTTGGAAAAAAAACAAGAGCAGGTTTAACGGAATTGCTGACAAAAGAGCTTGCGCCTGAAGAGTGTATTGTCAGGGCCAGAAAAAATCTTTGGCTCCTTTCCGGAGGAAAATCACTGGCAGGTGTTAAAAGAATTATTGATCGCAAAAGTTTCGGTGCTGAATGGACATTATCTGAAGCTATGAAAGAATTGGATCAACGATATGATTTTATCATTATTGATACGGCTCCAGGATGGGATCAGCTAATAGTCAATGTCCTTTTTTATGCCACAGAACTTCTCGTGCCGGTCGCATTGGAAGTAATGCCACTTCAGGGGTTGTCGGAATTTATGAAAAGTTTGGGATCAATTCAAAAATATAGAAAGGAAATTGTCCTGAAATATATTGTTCCAACTTTTATGGATACCCGGATAAAGGGACCTGAAACAATCTATTCACAGCTTAAAAAATTATATTCGGAATATATGTGTACTCCCATAAGATACTGTGAAAGCCTTTCCGAGGCACCATCTTATGGAAAATCAATTTTTGAGTTTGCTCCCGGTTGTACTGCATCCGCTGACTACAAGGAATTGGTAAGAACAGTGACAAAGGATGAGTCCGCACTTCTGTAG
- a CDS encoding ACT domain-containing protein has translation MCAEQISVFIENKEGRLAEVTAILRDANVNIRALSLADTTDFGVLRLIVNNNEGAKTALKKEGFTVGITKVIAVEVRDEPGGLNNILDPLSENEVNVEYMYAFANPQCKNAIMIFRFDDHDKALKILAEQNIKVINSQEICNL, from the coding sequence ATGTGTGCTGAACAAATTTCCGTATTTATTGAAAACAAGGAAGGCAGACTTGCAGAAGTTACTGCAATCTTAAGGGATGCCAATGTTAATATCAGGGCTTTATCCCTTGCAGATACAACTGATTTCGGTGTATTGCGCTTAATTGTAAATAACAATGAAGGCGCAAAAACTGCATTGAAAAAAGAAGGGTTTACCGTGGGCATAACAAAGGTTATAGCGGTTGAAGTGAGAGATGAGCCCGGTGGATTGAATAATATTTTAGATCCACTTTCTGAAAATGAGGTTAATGTGGAATATATGTATGCATTTGCAAATCCGCAATGCAAAAATGCCATCATGATTTTCCGGTTTGATGATCATGACAAAGCATTAAAAATCCTGGCCGAACAAAATATTAAAGTGATTAACAGCCAGGAAATCTGTAATCTATAA
- a CDS encoding phenylacetate--CoA ligase family protein — translation MPIYNIDSETMPREGIEAIQLKRLQTTIERIYVTVPFYKKTFDKAGIKPSDIKSLDDLKRLPFTTKLDLRDNYPYDMFAVPMENIVRIHASSGTTGKPTVVGYTKRDIDTWARLMARCFAAAGGTSGDIIHNAFGYGLFTGGLGVHYGAEKLGASIIPVSGGNTKRQITIMQDFKPTILTGTPSYVLHLAEVADEMGVDFKNLYFKSGIFGAEPWSENMREELESKLHLKAMDIYGLSEVIGPGVAIECYEEQKGLHIFEDHFIVEIIDPETQEVLPYGETGELVFTSITKEAFPVIRYRTKDITSLNPEPCICGRTHIRMNKPSGRTDDMLIIRGVNVFPSQIESVLMETKQILPHYQLLVDRKGNLDSLTVKVEIDEELFSDEIKTLQTMEQKISNDIKEYLGVSAKVMLVEPKTIERSEGKAVRVIDNRKI, via the coding sequence ATGCCCATTTATAATATTGATTCCGAAACAATGCCAAGGGAAGGCATTGAAGCGATTCAGCTAAAAAGACTCCAAACAACCATTGAACGGATTTACGTCACTGTTCCTTTTTACAAAAAAACATTTGACAAAGCCGGGATTAAGCCCTCGGATATCAAGAGCCTTGATGATCTCAAACGGCTGCCCTTTACAACCAAACTGGATTTAAGGGACAACTATCCCTATGATATGTTTGCCGTACCCATGGAAAACATTGTTCGTATCCATGCATCTTCAGGCACTACAGGAAAACCTACAGTTGTGGGTTATACAAAAAGGGATATTGATACTTGGGCCAGGCTTATGGCAAGATGCTTTGCTGCTGCTGGCGGAACAAGTGGTGATATTATCCACAATGCCTTTGGATATGGGCTGTTTACAGGTGGCTTGGGGGTTCATTATGGTGCGGAAAAACTTGGTGCGTCCATCATACCGGTTTCAGGCGGCAATACCAAACGTCAGATTACCATTATGCAGGATTTCAAACCGACCATACTCACCGGTACCCCTTCTTATGTTCTTCATCTTGCAGAGGTTGCCGATGAAATGGGCGTTGATTTCAAAAACCTTTATTTTAAATCCGGAATTTTCGGTGCAGAACCATGGTCTGAAAATATGAGAGAAGAACTTGAATCAAAACTTCACCTGAAAGCCATGGATATTTACGGACTAAGTGAAGTCATCGGCCCCGGCGTCGCAATTGAATGTTACGAAGAACAAAAGGGCCTGCATATTTTTGAAGATCACTTTATTGTTGAAATTATTGATCCGGAAACACAAGAAGTTCTTCCATATGGTGAAACCGGGGAACTGGTGTTCACATCCATCACCAAAGAAGCTTTTCCTGTAATCCGGTATCGGACCAAAGACATTACTTCTTTAAATCCTGAACCCTGCATCTGCGGAAGAACCCATATAAGGATGAACAAACCCTCGGGCCGTACCGATGACATGCTTATTATTAGAGGCGTTAACGTCTTTCCGTCCCAGATTGAAAGTGTTTTAATGGAGACAAAACAAATTCTTCCCCATTATCAGCTGTTGGTTGACAGAAAAGGAAATCTTGACAGCCTTACCGTAAAAGTTGAAATTGATGAAGAACTTTTCAGTGATGAAATAAAGACTCTTCAGACCATGGAACAAAAAATCTCCAATGATATCAAAGAGTATCTGGGAGTTTCGGCAAAAGTTATGCTTGTTGAGCCAAAGACTATTGAAAGAAGCGAAGGAAAAGCAGTACGTGTCATTGATAATCGAAAAATTTAA